A section of the Candidatus Desulfarcum epimagneticum genome encodes:
- a CDS encoding membrane hypothetical protein (Evidence 5 : Unknown function): MGNRSFEEYRLITESVQFLTERRQHASQIYTSINVAVFSVILFIAKDLQGKGWIAFAGVFFICILGILICLAWRTIIQKYAHLIDWKYRQLRTIEARRDMEWSHKICSREWKEIYETNWDNGKKSFSNIEKQMPGVLIWLYGAGCLAVPFFLIAGFF, encoded by the coding sequence ATGGGAAACAGATCATTTGAGGAATACCGTCTCATCACGGAGTCCGTTCAATTTTTGACCGAAAGGCGACAGCATGCCTCCCAGATTTACACATCCATCAATGTGGCTGTTTTCTCGGTGATTCTGTTCATTGCCAAAGATTTGCAGGGCAAAGGCTGGATCGCCTTTGCCGGCGTTTTTTTCATCTGCATACTCGGCATTCTGATTTGCCTGGCATGGCGGACCATTATACAGAAATACGCTCATCTCATTGATTGGAAATACAGGCAGTTGCGGACCATTGAGGCCCGCCGGGACATGGAGTGGAGCCACAAAATTTGCTCCCGTGAATGGAAAGAAATCTATGAGACAAACTGGGACAATGGGAAAAAAAGTTTTTCAAATATTGAAAAGCAGATGCCGGGGGTTCTGATCTGGCTCTATGGCGCGGGATGTCTGGCTGTTCCGTTTTTTTTGATCGCCGGTTTTTTTTAA
- a CDS encoding conserved hypothetical protein (Evidence 4 : Unknown function but conserved in other organisms), with product MINKQEWIKDWEVDDDCYQTSKSLVEIFDRFLFYLENEKKLSKRTIKKHASSCHALGGYIINDLYNNSFPSGDVLKFGKELLMGYDIQYEAPLIYHDNESRQNEIDASCRQLYKYLTL from the coding sequence ATGATCAATAAACAAGAATGGATTAAAGATTGGGAAGTCGATGATGATTGCTATCAAACTTCAAAAAGTCTGGTCGAAATATTTGACAGATTTCTTTTTTATTTGGAAAATGAAAAAAAGTTGTCAAAGCGGACAATAAAAAAGCATGCGTCTTCATGTCACGCTCTTGGTGGATATATCATTAACGATCTATATAATAACTCTTTCCCTTCGGGCGATGTTTTGAAATTTGGTAAAGAGCTGTTGATGGGATATGACATTCAATACGAAGCTCCATTAATTTATCATGACAATGAGAGCCGGCAAAATGAAATTGACGCTTCATGCAGGCAATTATACAAATACTTAACACTCTAA
- a CDS encoding hypothetical protein (Evidence 5 : Unknown function): MIKDISQKRGVLDTLRDWLTIKEKEAGQTLWIPNAKKHKPVVSI; the protein is encoded by the coding sequence ATGATAAAAGACATATCGCAAAAGCGCGGCGTTTTGGACACATTGCGGGACTGGCTGACTATAAAAGAAAAAGAGGCCGGACAAACGCTTTGGATTCCGAATGCTAAAAAACACAAGCCGGTGGTCTCCATATAG
- a CDS encoding Plasmid maintenance system killer protein, translating to MIQSFACADTEKLFNDQWVRRFQSFERQARRKLMALHAAPSLEDLALNPGNKLHALKGNRKGQYAIRVNKQWRVCFRWRDGNAYRVEILDYH from the coding sequence ATGATCCAGTCATTTGCCTGCGCGGACACCGAAAAATTATTCAACGACCAATGGGTCCGCCGTTTTCAATCATTTGAGAGGCAGGCAAGAAGAAAACTGATGGCCCTTCATGCCGCTCCCAGCCTTGAAGACCTGGCGCTCAATCCGGGAAACAAGCTTCACGCTTTAAAGGGAAACCGCAAGGGACAATACGCCATTCGTGTCAATAAACAATGGCGCGTGTGTTTTCGGTGGCGTGACGGGAATGCGTATCGCGTTGAAATTTTAGACTATCATTGA
- a CDS encoding Addiction module antidote protein, HigA family: protein MTEKAFLDPIKPGEILREDFMGPLDITINQLARDLSVPPNRISEIVNGKRSISADTALRLERYFGVDAQFWLNLQSEYNLRMMKRKIWTDIERRIIPLPHRETLSGSGQEVLRSR from the coding sequence ATGACTGAAAAAGCGTTTCTGGATCCGATAAAGCCGGGCGAAATCTTGCGTGAAGATTTCATGGGACCGCTTGATATCACAATCAACCAACTCGCCCGCGATCTTTCCGTGCCGCCGAACCGAATCAGCGAGATCGTCAACGGAAAGAGATCGATCAGCGCCGACACCGCGTTGAGACTGGAGCGCTACTTTGGCGTTGACGCCCAGTTTTGGTTGAATCTGCAAAGCGAGTATAATCTGCGCATGATGAAACGAAAAATCTGGACCGACATTGAGCGACGGATTATTCCGCTCCCCCACCGGGAGACCCTTTCCGGGAGTGGCCAGGAGGTTCTCCGGAGCCGTTGA
- a CDS encoding putative bacterial hemoglobin (Evidence 3 : Putative function from multiple computational evidences) encodes MTPTAIETVKATAPFVKEHGQKITQRMYEIAFQARPDLRRFFVNTWMKNPGEGRKQAQRLAGAVYAYASHIDDLEKLARPLDHIAHVHVEARIIPEMYPAIGECLLAAMKDVLGDAATPEVLGAWKEAYGALADILISHEREIYKDGDNDLFSPREAREL; translated from the coding sequence ATGACACCCACCGCCATTGAGACCGTGAAAGCCACCGCGCCATTTGTCAAGGAGCATGGTCAAAAAATCACCCAACGGATGTACGAAATCGCGTTTCAGGCTCGCCCGGACCTCAGACGTTTTTTCGTGAACACCTGGATGAAAAATCCCGGGGAGGGGCGCAAACAGGCCCAAAGGCTGGCCGGCGCGGTGTATGCCTATGCGTCACACATTGATGATCTTGAAAAACTGGCCCGCCCGCTGGATCACATCGCCCATGTCCACGTGGAAGCCAGGATTATTCCTGAAATGTATCCGGCGATTGGGGAGTGTCTGCTTGCCGCGATGAAGGATGTGCTGGGGGACGCCGCGACTCCCGAGGTCCTTGGGGCATGGAAGGAGGCCTATGGGGCGCTGGCCGATATTCTCATCAGCCACGAGAGGGAGATTTACAAGGATGGGGACAACGACCTGTTCAGCCCCCGGGAGGCGAGAGAGTTGTAA
- a CDS encoding conserved hypothetical protein (Evidence 4 : Unknown function but conserved in other organisms) — protein sequence MGRLQCFCLLCQVSIHLRRTIIPNLEKFMPRVLKGELPGMAFNLSYGIQGHARYTHVPGILEMVGIPYMGSNPLAHSLALDKVVAKMIFRQNDLPTPDFSVLNEPGFDMPNLDFPLIVKPKNEAVSMGIRIVHDLKELKDAAGVIFDQFNQPVLVEQYIEGREINVGLLGNNPPEILPPCEITFGNQGPHIYTIEDKKGKSGRKIDWICPAPISRELTEKAHDIALRAFQALGCYDMARVDMRLDNNDNLYILEINSLPSLGEHGSYTIAANHVGLDFPALVNRMVEVASARYFGTPSPPDIRHNKKKPEEAIFSYVTQRRDLIEKALENWSSLSSRTSDPVGIQLAIKKLEKKMTEIKMKPAPQFCKSQLVHTWETKKGMADGTLLIVHCDVPLELEMPNQGFRREPEWLYGEGVGCSRAPMVVLEYALRALRHQRRLHKLPLGVLCYMDEGRDARYSEEIIRAAVSISKKVIVLRPGSSLNHIIVQRRGQRKCRLIVQGKARRLGKKDKQPEVLLWTMKKLDEISRLSSTKNKIAVSSTEIKTKSYPMLLPHHVSATLLLSYLDTKTGNETEISIREITGVRFK from the coding sequence ATGGGTAGATTACAATGCTTTTGCCTCCTTTGTCAAGTATCAATTCATTTGCGCCGGACTATAATACCCAACCTGGAAAAGTTCATGCCTCGAGTGCTCAAAGGCGAGCTTCCTGGAATGGCGTTTAACCTTTCTTACGGCATTCAGGGTCATGCCCGTTATACCCATGTGCCTGGCATTCTGGAAATGGTGGGAATACCATATATGGGTTCCAACCCTCTGGCCCACTCTCTCGCTCTTGATAAAGTCGTTGCAAAGATGATTTTCAGGCAAAATGACCTTCCCACACCTGATTTTTCAGTATTAAATGAGCCGGGATTTGACATGCCTAATCTTGATTTTCCGCTGATTGTGAAACCAAAGAACGAAGCTGTTTCTATGGGTATACGTATTGTTCATGATTTAAAAGAACTAAAAGATGCCGCAGGAGTTATCTTTGATCAATTCAACCAGCCTGTGTTGGTTGAACAATATATAGAGGGGAGGGAAATCAATGTTGGGCTTCTGGGAAATAACCCTCCTGAAATACTACCTCCCTGTGAGATCACATTCGGAAACCAGGGACCACATATTTATACTATTGAAGATAAAAAAGGGAAATCCGGAAGAAAAATCGACTGGATATGTCCGGCGCCAATAAGCCGGGAATTAACTGAAAAGGCCCATGATATTGCATTGCGAGCCTTCCAGGCTCTTGGATGTTATGACATGGCTCGTGTGGATATGCGGCTTGATAATAATGACAACCTTTACATACTTGAAATAAACAGCCTACCCAGCCTTGGTGAACATGGTTCCTATACGATTGCGGCAAATCATGTGGGTTTGGATTTCCCTGCATTGGTAAACAGGATGGTAGAAGTTGCAAGCGCACGATACTTCGGGACCCCATCCCCGCCTGATATTCGGCATAATAAAAAGAAACCTGAAGAGGCCATTTTCTCCTATGTTACACAACGTCGTGACCTTATTGAAAAAGCGCTGGAGAACTGGTCTTCTCTTTCCAGCCGGACATCTGACCCTGTTGGAATACAGCTGGCTATAAAGAAGTTAGAAAAAAAGATGACGGAAATAAAAATGAAACCGGCCCCTCAATTCTGTAAAAGTCAGCTTGTCCATACCTGGGAGACAAAGAAAGGAATGGCCGATGGCACATTGCTTATTGTTCATTGTGACGTGCCCCTTGAGCTTGAAATGCCGAACCAGGGTTTCCGACGGGAACCGGAATGGCTTTATGGTGAAGGTGTTGGATGTTCAAGAGCCCCAATGGTGGTGTTGGAATATGCATTGAGAGCTCTGAGACACCAGCGGCGGTTGCATAAACTGCCATTGGGGGTTTTATGTTATATGGATGAAGGCCGGGATGCCAGGTATAGTGAGGAAATCATTCGAGCAGCAGTATCCATATCAAAAAAAGTTATTGTTTTGAGGCCAGGAAGCTCATTAAATCATATAATTGTTCAAAGAAGAGGTCAGCGTAAATGCCGACTCATCGTCCAGGGCAAAGCTCGCAGGTTAGGCAAGAAAGACAAGCAGCCAGAAGTATTGTTATGGACCATGAAAAAATTAGATGAAATATCCAGACTTTCATCAACGAAAAATAAAATCGCTGTCTCATCAACCGAAATAAAAACAAAAAGTTATCCTATGTTGCTGCCACATCATGTTTCAGCGACACTATTACTGAGCTACTTGGATACAAAAACAGGAAATGAAACAGAAATAAGTATCAGGGAAATCACTGGTGTCCGGTTTAAATGA
- a CDS encoding conserved hypothetical protein (Evidence 4 : Unknown function but conserved in other organisms): protein MHNGKPGLSEFVFAEQKKRMFSLIMTAIFLILSPRIAHAHPHVFIDQRVAIVFGDKGLEGFKIRWTFDEMFSVMISDSYDKDKNGVFGESEVETIKKEAFSNLSEYDYFTFIKMDQKPFDVTSVRDFSATLNDKKKMIYEFFVPCRAAAGNNFKKISVATYDPTYYTAIYFTKERPVSLDNSELFEVKTAIKEDQSTSLYNNTANPWALFLDFRKKK, encoded by the coding sequence ATGCATAACGGAAAGCCAGGTTTAAGCGAATTTGTTTTTGCGGAGCAAAAAAAACGAATGTTCTCATTGATCATGACCGCCATATTTTTGATCTTATCCCCCCGCATTGCCCATGCGCATCCCCATGTTTTTATTGATCAACGGGTCGCAATCGTATTCGGCGATAAAGGGCTTGAGGGGTTTAAAATAAGATGGACATTTGATGAAATGTTTTCTGTTATGATATCAGATAGCTATGACAAAGATAAAAACGGCGTTTTTGGCGAATCCGAAGTTGAGACGATTAAAAAAGAGGCTTTTTCAAATTTGTCGGAGTATGATTATTTTACCTTTATAAAAATGGATCAGAAACCTTTTGATGTGACTTCTGTCCGGGATTTTTCCGCCACGTTGAATGATAAAAAAAAAATGATCTATGAATTTTTTGTGCCGTGCCGGGCGGCGGCTGGGAACAATTTTAAAAAAATAAGCGTCGCCACATACGATCCCACTTATTACACCGCCATTTATTTTACGAAAGAAAGACCGGTTTCGCTGGACAATTCCGAATTGTTTGAAGTGAAAACAGCCATTAAAGAAGATCAATCAACTTCATTGTATAATAATACGGCCAATCCCTGGGCGTTATTTTTAGATTTCCGGAAGAAAAAATGA
- a CDS encoding Nickel/cobalt efflux system: MKKIIIGLILLSIYTALSSVAHLAPAAENPFISKPEKRPALSAPSFFKNKFFMKINVWQKHLKEKMTSLVKKAKAEKSFLPIILLAVVAFAYGVLHAAGPGHGKAMALSYVFAKHPTYAQGLLLSNLMALFHGISGIVFVLVVRFVLNAGVVRNLENVSHITQIVSYSAITCLGLGIFFHGVYKLIKKEKPQKEQNKKGLAREYANPVVFALAVGVIPCPAVVITMLFALSMNLIGLGILLGIAIAIGMAFTISIVVMLAISGKTASIALISKNSRKIVIEYLIAIFAGLALTITGIMFLGAGFYPLFSGG, translated from the coding sequence ATGAAAAAAATTATCATCGGATTGATTTTATTATCAATATATACGGCATTGTCTTCTGTCGCCCACCTTGCGCCCGCCGCGGAAAATCCGTTTATCTCAAAACCCGAAAAACGTCCTGCGCTCTCCGCGCCTTCTTTTTTTAAAAATAAATTTTTCATGAAGATAAACGTCTGGCAAAAGCATTTAAAAGAAAAAATGACATCGCTGGTCAAAAAAGCCAAAGCCGAGAAAAGTTTTTTACCGATCATTCTTCTTGCCGTCGTGGCGTTTGCTTACGGCGTCCTTCATGCGGCGGGTCCCGGGCACGGAAAGGCCATGGCGCTGTCATATGTGTTTGCAAAACACCCCACATATGCGCAGGGGCTGCTGTTAAGCAATCTCATGGCTCTATTCCATGGCATTTCAGGCATTGTTTTTGTGCTTGTTGTGCGTTTTGTTTTAAATGCGGGCGTTGTCCGAAACCTTGAAAATGTCAGCCACATCACCCAAATCGTCAGTTACAGCGCCATCACCTGTCTTGGGCTGGGGATTTTTTTTCACGGCGTTTATAAACTGATAAAAAAAGAAAAGCCCCAAAAAGAACAAAACAAAAAAGGGCTTGCCCGGGAATATGCCAATCCCGTGGTTTTTGCTCTTGCGGTGGGCGTTATTCCATGCCCCGCCGTGGTGATAACAATGTTGTTTGCATTGTCAATGAATTTGATCGGGCTGGGAATTTTGCTGGGGATCGCTATCGCCATCGGCATGGCTTTCACAATATCAATAGTGGTTATGCTTGCCATATCGGGAAAAACCGCTTCAATCGCTCTGATTTCTAAAAACAGCCGAAAAATCGTCATTGAATATCTGATTGCCATATTCGCGGGACTGGCTTTAACAATAACAGGCATTATGTTTTTAGGCGCCGGTTTTTACCCCCTTTTCAGCGGTGGATAG
- a CDS encoding transposase: MFSCRGKPLTPEIKKVTVSVKQYFDRNKIIPAEPSVKRAADALGIGVATVKRIMADYNRDPGLLDKPAKLRGRPIYAVNVSYQESARSYIRTANKKGEHITLADIKNFLEERYPGESFNKATLGRTLNRWGFEFGQGVRSQHLKEKDHVVAARQRYLREMRDNRVPGKSADTIRPEVYLDESYVNKNHSNNFIWYYGEDGPWVQKPTGKGERLIIINAITKAGWVPGSKLVFKSTRKTGDYHGQMNWELFKKWFIEMLLPNIPKKSLIIMDNASYHNILSEHSPPTPKSSKKKIKEWLEKNKVYCRDDCLKAELIEILMKMAPEPIYAIDEIAISFGHKVLRTPPYHPELQPIEICWGLVKNYVARNCDFTMKNLIKQLDCGFNKVTATICDKIIKKIRKIENEFWVTDIKMDAQ; encoded by the coding sequence ATGTTTTCATGTCGAGGCAAGCCCCTGACTCCTGAAATAAAGAAAGTTACTGTTTCTGTCAAGCAGTATTTTGACAGAAACAAAATCATACCAGCGGAACCGAGTGTGAAGCGTGCTGCGGATGCTCTTGGTATTGGTGTGGCAACGGTAAAACGAATCATGGCCGATTACAATCGCGATCCCGGGCTGCTTGATAAGCCTGCAAAACTGCGTGGACGACCGATATATGCTGTTAACGTTTCCTACCAGGAATCTGCTCGGTCATATATTCGAACCGCAAACAAAAAAGGGGAACACATAACGCTTGCAGACATCAAAAATTTCTTAGAGGAGCGATATCCCGGCGAATCATTTAATAAAGCGACGTTAGGCAGAACACTTAACAGGTGGGGGTTTGAATTTGGTCAGGGAGTGCGTTCTCAGCATTTAAAAGAAAAGGACCATGTGGTTGCCGCCAGACAGCGTTATTTGCGCGAAATGAGAGACAATAGAGTCCCCGGAAAAAGCGCTGACACAATTCGTCCGGAAGTTTATCTTGATGAGTCATATGTAAACAAGAATCACAGCAATAATTTTATATGGTATTACGGTGAAGACGGTCCTTGGGTACAAAAGCCGACAGGCAAAGGCGAACGTCTTATCATTATCAATGCGATAACTAAAGCGGGTTGGGTTCCAGGTTCAAAACTTGTGTTTAAGAGCACGAGAAAAACAGGGGATTATCACGGTCAAATGAATTGGGAGTTATTTAAAAAATGGTTTATTGAGATGCTCCTCCCCAATATTCCGAAAAAGTCCCTTATAATCATGGATAATGCCTCATACCACAATATCCTTTCAGAACATTCTCCACCGACACCAAAAAGCTCGAAGAAAAAAATTAAAGAATGGCTTGAAAAAAATAAAGTTTACTGTCGTGATGATTGTCTAAAGGCTGAGTTGATCGAGATTTTGATGAAAATGGCCCCTGAGCCAATCTATGCAATCGACGAAATAGCTATATCATTTGGGCATAAGGTTCTCAGAACGCCACCGTATCACCCGGAACTGCAACCAATAGAAATATGTTGGGGTTTAGTAAAAAATTATGTGGCCAGAAATTGTGACTTCACCATGAAGAACCTGATCAAGCAACTTGATTGCGGATTTAATAAAGTCACGGCTACGATATGTGATAAAATCATTAAGAAAATAAGAAAAATCGAGAATGAATTCTGGGTGACAGATATAAAGATGGACGCCCAATAA
- a CDS encoding conserved hypothetical protein (Evidence 4 : Unknown function but conserved in other organisms) produces MTIFKFFFVALLFLISLVSMTAFSWGEAIAAESEMFLRDAPINVFTDEEARIRFRLNKSYRPLHYAETEFNTVNDGVVVDSSNGLMWQKTGSDNMLTFTQADDYIKSLNEKNYNGKNDWRLPTIEELVTLMSADKNDSGLFINPAFSASQTLCWSSDTRSVKTPFSIRKTAAWGVNFVFGYVFWGPLPYKFYVRAVRRLP; encoded by the coding sequence ATGACAATTTTTAAATTTTTTTTTGTTGCTTTGTTATTTTTAATATCTTTGGTTTCGATGACCGCATTTTCCTGGGGTGAGGCTATTGCGGCGGAATCTGAAATGTTTTTGAGGGATGCGCCGATTAATGTATTCACCGATGAAGAAGCGCGAATACGTTTTCGATTAAACAAATCATATCGCCCGCTTCATTATGCCGAAACCGAATTTAACACGGTAAACGATGGGGTGGTCGTTGACTCATCCAATGGTTTGATGTGGCAGAAAACCGGCAGCGACAACATGCTGACATTCACGCAGGCCGACGATTATATAAAAAGTTTGAATGAAAAAAATTATAACGGAAAAAATGACTGGCGGCTGCCCACCATCGAGGAGCTGGTGACTTTGATGTCAGCGGATAAAAATGATTCGGGGCTTTTTATAAATCCTGCTTTTTCAGCCAGTCAGACATTATGCTGGAGTTCAGACACAAGATCCGTCAAAACGCCTTTCAGTATCCGCAAAACCGCCGCATGGGGAGTAAATTTCGTTTTCGGGTATGTGTTTTGGGGACCACTGCCGTACAAATTTTATGTGAGAGCTGTACGCCGTCTTCCATGA
- a CDS encoding Transcriptional regulator translates to MVYMRTKGKMMPKSITRAYSRYSRDAAALLGALIREARHERRLSAQELADRAGISRGLLQRIEKGNLKCEIGAVFEAAAIVGVKLFDADESAMTRYLRQTREKLALLPKSVRKKSKAARDDF, encoded by the coding sequence ATGGTCTATATGCGAACCAAAGGAAAAATGATGCCAAAGTCCATCACACGCGCCTACTCGCGCTATAGCCGCGACGCGGCCGCCCTGCTCGGCGCGTTGATCCGCGAAGCGCGTCATGAGCGCAGGCTTTCAGCGCAGGAATTGGCCGATCGCGCGGGTATTTCCAGAGGGTTGCTGCAACGCATTGAAAAAGGCAACCTCAAATGTGAAATCGGGGCCGTGTTCGAAGCGGCGGCCATTGTCGGCGTGAAACTGTTTGACGCCGATGAAAGCGCGATGACGAGATACCTGCGTCAAACCAGGGAAAAGCTGGCGCTTCTGCCAAAGTCTGTTCGCAAAAAATCCAAAGCGGCGCGCGATGACTTCTAA
- a CDS encoding conserved hypothetical protein (Evidence 4 : Unknown function but conserved in other organisms) — translation MPRTARMLNKGEKTVYHVISRTALDGFPFQDVEKEALVKIIKQYNRIYFSDIMGFCVMGNHFHLLVKMRPDHDFTDEQIRERFLNFYGKEREFGEDDIERFRKKWSNLSEFMKEIKQTFSRFYNRLHHRRGTLWAERFKSVIVEDGHTLINCLAYIDLNPVRAGIADRPEAYRWSSLGHHIQSGNEGGFLSTDFGLVEFNVMSEAERVRRYRRYVYESGALKPSGKEFSGTIDPGVLKKERHAGFNLTRTRRFAYRTRYFTDSGIIGSKAFVMTHYQRFKDRFESKREKKPKSIQGLDGIYSLKRLSESL, via the coding sequence ATGCCAAGAACAGCCAGAATGCTCAACAAGGGTGAAAAGACCGTCTATCATGTGATTTCCCGAACCGCCCTGGACGGTTTCCCGTTTCAGGACGTGGAAAAAGAGGCCCTCGTCAAAATCATCAAACAATACAACCGCATCTATTTTTCCGACATCATGGGCTTTTGTGTCATGGGCAACCATTTCCACCTGCTGGTGAAAATGCGCCCGGATCATGATTTCACGGACGAACAAATCCGGGAAAGGTTTTTGAATTTCTACGGGAAAGAACGGGAATTCGGGGAAGACGACATTGAACGCTTTCGAAAAAAATGGTCCAACCTGTCTGAATTTATGAAAGAAATCAAGCAGACTTTTTCACGGTTTTATAACAGGCTCCATCACCGAAGAGGAACGCTGTGGGCCGAGCGTTTCAAAAGCGTGATCGTGGAGGACGGACATACCCTGATCAACTGCCTGGCCTATATTGACTTAAACCCTGTGCGGGCCGGAATCGCGGATCGCCCGGAGGCGTATCGCTGGAGTTCTCTGGGCCATCACATCCAGTCCGGAAATGAGGGCGGGTTTTTGTCCACGGACTTCGGCCTGGTGGAATTCAACGTCATGAGCGAGGCCGAAAGAGTCAGGCGATACCGGCGATATGTGTATGAGTCCGGGGCGTTAAAGCCCTCGGGAAAAGAGTTTTCGGGAACCATTGATCCGGGCGTTTTAAAAAAAGAAAGACACGCCGGATTCAACCTGACCCGGACCCGAAGGTTCGCATACAGAACCCGCTATTTCACCGATTCGGGAATCATCGGCTCCAAAGCGTTTGTCATGACGCATTACCAGAGGTTTAAAGACCGTTTTGAGTCCAAACGTGAAAAGAAACCCAAGTCCATTCAAGGGCTTGATGGAATCTATTCGTTGAAACGACTGTCTGAATCCTTGTGA
- a CDS encoding hypothetical protein (Evidence 5 : Unknown function), with the protein MQAIIQILNTLKKYGIEYLSRQFNKAIHKIIYKLLSIAAYDVEATIDRLAGR; encoded by the coding sequence ATGCAGGCAATTATACAAATACTTAACACTCTAAAAAAATATGGAATCGAATATTTGTCGCGTCAATTCAATAAAGCCATTCATAAAATAATCTACAAACTTTTGAGCATTGCCGCATATGACGTTGAAGCGACGATCGACCGGCTGGCGGGAAGATAA
- a CDS encoding hypothetical protein (Evidence 5 : Unknown function), which yields MTGGFHIFSPELKKNEFFKFLRAVNSEFKDFEDAAPHEAAVHAGAGYIVTRSAADFKKSQLPVFEPRELINALESLK from the coding sequence ATGACGGGGGGATTTCATATTTTTTCCCCGGAATTAAAGAAAAATGAATTTTTCAAATTCTTACGCGCGGTAAACTCGGAATTCAAGGATTTTGAGGACGCGGCGCCGCATGAGGCGGCTGTTCATGCGGGGGCCGGGTATATTGTGACAAGAAGCGCGGCTGATTTTAAAAAATCGCAGTTGCCTGTTTTCGAGCCAAGGGAACTTATTAACGCCTTGGAGTCATTAAAATAA
- a CDS encoding Glyoxylase, beta-lactamase superfamily II, protein MKRTALTDQIVYIEPASMSAFRACSGLIVSTPGKKILIDANMGLDETADLLKQERPDMAIVSHYHLDHGTWGSRVLEHSQAELLIPKGEEKYLSSLPYFVERTAGARGLDEKWEAFSVNETAYREVTDFSTYDHGESFGAEVKMRAVKTSGHSPSHMSFYFPDEKTLFTGDMGIDPFGPWYGWEDCDLKDLMESIFRLKEMDVKILLTSHGGIRASKIQESWDWALGQIMERERMIDDMLERGAGRDDIVEKGIFFKNKSNVKEPMRSFLYMWDDIMLGHHLDLLNDGGISYFFPGIKEK, encoded by the coding sequence ATGAAAAGAACCGCTTTGACGGATCAAATTGTTTATATAGAGCCCGCGTCCATGAGCGCTTTCCGGGCGTGTTCGGGCTTGATTGTGTCAACGCCGGGCAAAAAAATACTGATAGACGCCAATATGGGGCTGGATGAGACGGCGGACCTGCTCAAGCAGGAGCGGCCGGATATGGCGATCGTGTCCCATTATCATCTGGACCATGGAACATGGGGCTCCCGTGTTCTGGAGCATTCACAGGCGGAGCTTCTGATTCCGAAAGGCGAGGAGAAATATCTCTCCAGTCTTCCCTATTTTGTGGAGCGCACGGCGGGCGCGCGCGGTCTTGATGAGAAGTGGGAGGCATTTTCCGTGAATGAAACCGCTTACCGGGAAGTGACGGATTTTTCCACATACGATCACGGCGAATCTTTCGGAGCCGAAGTCAAGATGAGGGCCGTCAAGACCTCCGGGCATTCGCCCTCGCATATGTCTTTTTATTTTCCGGATGAAAAAACCCTGTTCACCGGCGACATGGGAATCGACCCTTTCGGGCCCTGGTATGGCTGGGAAGACTGCGACTTGAAAGATCTCATGGAATCCATTTTCAGGCTCAAAGAAATGGACGTGAAAATCCTGCTCACCAGTCATGGCGGAATACGCGCCTCAAAGATTCAAGAAAGCTGGGATTGGGCGCTTGGCCAAATCATGGAGCGTGAACGGATGATTGATGACATGCTTGAGCGGGGAGCGGGCCGGGATGACATTGTGGAAAAGGGAATATTTTTTAAAAACAAATCAAATGTGAAAGAGCCCATGCGCTCTTTTTTATATATGTGGGACGACATCATGCTGGGGCATCATCTTGATCTTTTGAATGACGGGGGGATTTCATATTTTTTCCCCGGAATTAAAGAAAAATGA